From a region of the Leptospira kmetyi serovar Malaysia str. Bejo-Iso9 genome:
- the hisA gene encoding 1-(5-phosphoribosyl)-5-[(5-phosphoribosylamino)methylideneamino]imidazole-4-carboxamide isomerase, translated as MIIIPAIDLLDNCAVRLFKGNYEEKKIYSSEPWKLAEGFAKNGASLLHLVDLNGARNQLGVNEHSILKIRETTSLKVQLGGGIRDKEKLAYYDKIGIDRFILGTAAVTDPDLLKFALDQYGKERVVVAVDARDGIVKIAGWEKDSGVHYRDLMERLAKAGIVHVVFTDIAQDGTLAGPNLKAYEEILNSYPFQVIASGGISSLKDLMDLSSLKTKIALYGVITGKALYEGKLDLAEAISSI; from the coding sequence ATGATCATCATCCCCGCCATAGATTTATTGGATAACTGCGCCGTTCGTTTGTTTAAGGGAAACTACGAAGAAAAGAAAATCTATTCTTCCGAACCTTGGAAACTCGCGGAAGGTTTTGCGAAGAATGGAGCGAGTCTGCTTCATCTTGTCGACTTGAACGGAGCGAGAAACCAGCTCGGAGTCAACGAACATTCCATTCTTAAAATCAGGGAAACGACTTCCCTCAAAGTGCAGTTAGGCGGAGGAATTCGCGATAAGGAAAAGCTCGCTTATTACGATAAGATCGGAATCGATCGATTCATTCTCGGGACGGCGGCCGTAACCGATCCGGATCTTCTGAAGTTTGCGTTGGATCAGTATGGAAAAGAAAGAGTGGTCGTTGCTGTGGACGCAAGAGACGGGATCGTAAAGATCGCCGGATGGGAAAAGGATTCCGGTGTTCATTATCGGGATTTGATGGAACGTCTTGCAAAGGCGGGAATCGTTCACGTAGTTTTTACGGACATCGCGCAGGACGGTACGCTCGCAGGTCCGAACCTGAAAGCGTACGAAGAAATTCTAAATTCTTATCCCTTTCAAGTCATCGCTTCCGGCGGGATCTCCTCCTTAAAGGATCTGATGGATCTTTCCTCTCTCAAAACCAAAATCGCGCTCTACGGTGTGATTACGGGCAAGGCATTGTACGAAGGGAAACTGGATTTAGCGGAAGCGATCTCTTCCATCTGA
- a CDS encoding thioredoxin domain-containing protein, which yields MNQLSKNKISIILSALGLILSFLLIQKYYGDPSSIGESLCNALSESGSCDKVSESAYSAIRNVPGLGDLPIALFGFVFYGFLGFLFVQSEIKKETAEKNLRLAFYILVLGLVADLGLFFVSVGIIKALCGLCAATYAVTIALIAVNFSDFKSLSDKSFKAVQGSLNGQVLNLLIVALSFFVLGLYGGRISTGGARLVSGAASGEKSIPEQLKEFATTPTVQIDLKDVPVVGDPNAPITIVKYADFNCGHCMHTSKILKSFLSEYDGIIKVAYKNFPLDGNCNRFVGRKSPEASSCVAASAALCANQQNKFYPVYTGLYEDNEAGVMHTAVTVSRLAEKNGLKMDQFRSCMSSPKIRDQINREVDEADKLKINSTPTLFINNKPLPKSGTPDVDFLRQLINQLINQS from the coding sequence ATGAATCAATTATCAAAAAATAAAATATCAATCATTCTTTCCGCTTTGGGGCTGATTCTTTCTTTTTTACTCATTCAAAAATATTACGGAGATCCGAGTTCGATCGGAGAATCGCTTTGTAACGCTTTGAGCGAATCCGGCTCCTGTGATAAGGTTTCGGAAAGCGCGTATTCCGCGATTCGAAACGTTCCCGGTTTGGGAGATCTTCCGATCGCATTGTTCGGTTTCGTTTTTTACGGTTTTCTCGGTTTTCTTTTCGTTCAATCCGAAATCAAAAAGGAAACGGCCGAGAAAAATCTTAGATTGGCTTTTTATATTTTAGTTCTCGGCTTGGTAGCGGATCTCGGATTATTCTTCGTTTCCGTTGGAATCATCAAAGCGTTATGCGGTCTTTGTGCCGCGACCTACGCGGTGACGATCGCGTTGATCGCCGTGAACTTTTCCGATTTTAAATCCCTTTCCGATAAATCGTTCAAAGCCGTTCAAGGTTCGTTAAACGGACAAGTTTTGAATCTTCTGATCGTGGCCCTTTCCTTTTTCGTATTGGGTCTTTACGGCGGAAGAATCTCCACAGGCGGCGCCAGACTCGTTTCCGGTGCGGCGAGCGGGGAAAAATCCATTCCCGAACAATTAAAGGAATTTGCGACGACCCCGACGGTTCAAATCGATTTAAAAGACGTTCCGGTCGTCGGAGATCCGAACGCTCCGATCACCATCGTAAAATACGCGGACTTCAACTGCGGTCATTGTATGCATACGAGTAAGATTCTAAAATCTTTCTTAAGCGAATACGACGGGATCATCAAGGTCGCTTATAAGAATTTCCCTTTGGATGGAAATTGCAATCGTTTCGTGGGAAGAAAGTCTCCCGAAGCGAGTTCCTGTGTAGCGGCCAGCGCGGCGCTTTGCGCGAATCAACAGAATAAATTCTACCCAGTTTATACGGGACTTTACGAAGATAACGAAGCGGGCGTTATGCACACCGCCGTAACCGTAAGTCGTCTTGCGGAAAAGAACGGTTTGAAGATGGACCAGTTTCGTTCTTGTATGAGTTCGCCGAAGATCCGCGATCAGATCAATCGCGAAGTGGACGAAGCGGATAAACTCAAAATCAATTCGACTCCGACTTTGTTCATCAACAACAAGCCGCTTCCCAAGAGCGGAACGCCGGACGTGGATTTTCTCCGCCAACTGATCAATCAGCTGATCAACCAAAGCTGA
- a CDS encoding zinc ribbon domain-containing protein, producing the protein METEKRFCRNCGTHILAESVQCVFCGSFQSRGSIPFFRFLSESKFLRTKILYPALPVVGLLFLVAYVFLWLGKFSVSIPVLFFLWTLIFSISGWIGELILDLKFRGDVKDFKEGFIEWQKHLYNRSPYLSYLGMILFVATPLIQWQNSLWFSLSSASIWTLLISFISLVIVPLV; encoded by the coding sequence ATGGAGACTGAGAAACGATTCTGCAGGAACTGCGGCACGCATATCTTAGCCGAGTCCGTTCAATGCGTTTTCTGCGGATCGTTTCAGTCTCGAGGTTCGATTCCTTTTTTTCGTTTTTTATCCGAAAGTAAATTTCTCAGAACCAAAATTCTTTATCCGGCTCTTCCCGTTGTCGGTTTATTGTTTCTCGTCGCGTATGTCTTTCTTTGGCTCGGTAAATTTTCCGTATCGATTCCGGTTTTATTCTTTTTATGGACCCTGATCTTTTCGATTTCGGGTTGGATCGGAGAATTGATCCTCGATTTGAAATTTCGCGGGGACGTGAAGGACTTTAAAGAAGGTTTTATCGAATGGCAGAAACATCTTTATAACCGTTCTCCCTATCTTTCTTATTTGGGAATGATTCTGTTTGTCGCAACTCCTTTGATTCAATGGCAGAATTCTCTTTGGTTTTCCCTTTCTTCCGCGAGCATCTGGACCTTATTGATTTCCTTTATCTCCTTAGTCATCGTTCCGTTAGTTTAG
- a CDS encoding PP2C family protein-serine/threonine phosphatase has protein sequence MNFSNLKRTFRLPVTLNWILGSAFVSLLFSILKFFGTEGLEKVSYLELSLLVVLNVSTAIPLNYQLARGKWNLQRWMKLSFYFWYVPMLLCNAWLTVQVPDFLVVMITTLYAGYLASFGVMERRYFIFGALIYAFALFVFYFTGIAGTSPIRLSDKTLVVFFIVFVFSVLLYFYWMSVTSGFLKTQTVTVQKLLRESRKHKRKLSEERKTIEELMAQLNKSFHIIKKDLSTAKRIQKSMLPSGYEEYSELEIRAEYIPKDEVGGDFFDITRTGFGRYRLFLADATGHGVQGALITMAIKVAYEFVKQSEKRPGEILEVLNTDFISKFKSLSLFYTCILVDLDLNKGVLRFSSAGHPEQVLLHDSEFHTLQKTGRMIGLSPASIYKDKILKLLPGDRLFLFSDGLFEELNGRKEFYGETRLHDLLKQNVEKNAREIVDLILDDLRVFTDGNNFQDDLTVISIQIPS, from the coding sequence ATGAATTTCTCAAATCTAAAAAGAACATTTCGGCTTCCGGTTACGCTCAACTGGATTCTCGGCAGCGCGTTCGTATCGCTTCTTTTTTCGATCCTAAAATTTTTCGGCACGGAAGGTCTGGAGAAAGTCTCTTATCTCGAACTTTCTCTTCTTGTTGTGCTTAACGTTTCCACGGCGATCCCTCTCAACTATCAGTTGGCGAGGGGAAAATGGAATCTTCAAAGATGGATGAAGCTTTCCTTTTATTTCTGGTATGTTCCGATGCTGCTCTGCAACGCGTGGTTAACCGTACAAGTTCCGGATTTTCTAGTGGTTATGATTACGACTCTTTACGCGGGTTATCTTGCGTCGTTCGGAGTTATGGAAAGAAGATATTTCATATTCGGCGCGTTGATCTACGCGTTCGCGTTATTCGTCTTTTATTTTACGGGAATCGCCGGAACTTCTCCGATTCGTCTTTCGGATAAAACACTCGTCGTCTTTTTTATCGTTTTTGTATTCTCCGTTCTTTTGTATTTTTATTGGATGAGCGTTACTTCTGGATTTTTAAAAACTCAGACCGTGACCGTTCAAAAACTTTTGCGGGAATCCAGAAAGCACAAACGAAAACTTTCCGAGGAAAGAAAGACCATCGAAGAACTGATGGCACAATTGAATAAATCCTTTCATATCATCAAAAAGGATTTATCTACCGCAAAAAGAATTCAAAAAAGTATGCTTCCTTCGGGTTATGAAGAATATTCGGAGTTGGAAATTCGCGCTGAATACATTCCGAAAGACGAAGTAGGCGGGGATTTTTTCGACATCACGAGAACCGGTTTCGGAAGGTATCGATTGTTTTTGGCGGACGCGACCGGACACGGGGTGCAAGGAGCGCTGATTACGATGGCGATTAAGGTCGCGTATGAATTCGTGAAACAAAGCGAAAAACGTCCCGGAGAAATATTAGAAGTTTTGAATACGGATTTCATCTCGAAATTCAAATCGTTGAGTCTTTTTTATACCTGTATTCTCGTTGATCTGGATCTGAACAAGGGAGTTTTGCGGTTTTCTTCCGCGGGTCATCCCGAACAAGTTCTTCTTCACGATTCGGAGTTTCACACTCTTCAAAAAACGGGGAGAATGATCGGACTTTCTCCGGCGTCCATTTATAAGGATAAGATTTTAAAACTTTTACCGGGCGATCGGCTCTTTTTGTTTTCGGACGGATTATTCGAGGAACTCAACGGCAGGAAAGAATTTTATGGAGAAACGCGTCTCCACGATCTCTTGAAACAAAACGTGGAAAAGAACGCCCGTGAAATCGTGGATCTGATTTTGGACGATCTGCGCGTTTTTACGGATGGAAATAACTTTCAGGACGATTTGACCGTAATTTCGATTCAGATTCCGTCTTAA
- a CDS encoding DUF885 domain-containing protein → MSNSSLFKKILLGLLVLLSLTFSLFLHTVFFKPITLDLFYEKMFWESVLDDPEYLTSLGILNRFGLTGHQKKLTDISIEKQKRDLEKTKKNLETLLSYGKEGLSGQDLLSFEILEWSYRLKISGERFLFNDYPANQLFGIQSQLPTFLATQHPISSSQDAEDYIVRLEAVPKKIDQLVEGILYRDKNGILPPDFILDRLIAEVRGFVGVPAKQNILYAAFEKKIGKMNSMSADSKNRYLTRVEQTIESGIFPAYSKLLNLFLEQRKHSDSKAGVWKLPDGDLYYSLELKKHTTTDLSAEEIHTIGLSEVARIQNEMKTILKGIGKNQPIPIAMAELRKDPRFLFPDTEEGKLQALEEYKKILKDSEEKTKPLFLRMPESKVEVERIPVFKEKTAPGAYYDEPALDGSRPGIFYANLRDTKEIPKFGMFTLTYHEAIPGHHLQIAIMQELKGLPRFRNTITFTAYVEGWALYAERLAKDYSFFQDPYSDLGRLQAELFRAVRLVVDTGLHYKRWSREQAISYMMQNTGMAPKDVTSEIERYIVYPGQACSYKLGMLKILELREKVREKQKDKFDIRKFHSVVLDSGSLPLTILEGLVNEELLSDKK, encoded by the coding sequence ATGTCGAACTCTTCCCTTTTTAAAAAGATTCTTCTTGGGCTTTTGGTCCTATTGTCCCTAACGTTCTCCCTTTTCTTGCACACGGTTTTTTTCAAACCCATCACTCTCGATTTATTCTATGAAAAGATGTTTTGGGAATCCGTCTTAGATGATCCGGAATATCTTACTTCGCTCGGAATTCTCAATCGTTTCGGATTAACGGGGCATCAAAAAAAGCTGACCGACATTTCCATCGAGAAACAAAAACGGGATTTGGAAAAAACGAAAAAGAATCTGGAAACTCTTTTGTCTTACGGAAAGGAAGGGTTGTCCGGACAAGATCTTCTATCCTTTGAAATTTTAGAATGGTCGTATCGTTTGAAAATTTCTGGAGAAAGATTCTTGTTCAATGATTATCCGGCCAATCAGTTGTTCGGAATTCAAAGTCAACTTCCCACTTTTTTAGCGACCCAACATCCGATCTCTTCGTCGCAAGACGCCGAGGATTATATCGTAAGACTCGAAGCCGTTCCCAAAAAAATCGATCAGCTCGTCGAAGGAATTTTATATCGGGATAAGAATGGAATTCTTCCTCCCGATTTTATTCTAGATCGTTTGATCGCGGAGGTTCGCGGATTTGTCGGAGTTCCGGCAAAACAAAATATTCTTTACGCCGCTTTCGAAAAAAAGATCGGAAAGATGAATTCGATGTCCGCCGATTCCAAAAATCGTTATCTGACCCGAGTCGAACAAACGATCGAGTCCGGGATCTTTCCTGCATATTCAAAATTGCTAAATCTTTTTTTGGAACAAAGAAAACATTCGGATTCAAAAGCGGGTGTTTGGAAATTACCGGACGGGGATTTATATTATTCTCTGGAGCTGAAAAAACATACGACGACCGATTTATCTGCGGAAGAAATCCATACGATCGGTTTATCCGAGGTCGCGCGGATTCAAAACGAGATGAAAACCATTTTGAAAGGCATAGGGAAGAATCAGCCGATTCCGATCGCGATGGCCGAGCTTAGAAAAGATCCGCGTTTTTTATTTCCCGATACGGAAGAGGGAAAACTCCAGGCTCTCGAAGAATATAAGAAAATTCTAAAGGACTCGGAAGAAAAAACAAAGCCTCTTTTTTTAAGAATGCCGGAAAGCAAGGTGGAAGTGGAAAGAATTCCGGTGTTTAAGGAAAAGACGGCCCCGGGCGCGTATTACGACGAACCCGCGTTAGACGGTTCAAGACCGGGAATTTTTTACGCAAATCTCCGCGATACGAAGGAGATTCCGAAGTTCGGGATGTTTACGCTAACGTATCACGAGGCGATTCCGGGACATCATTTGCAGATCGCGATCATGCAGGAACTCAAAGGTCTTCCCCGATTTAGAAATACGATTACGTTTACGGCTTACGTGGAAGGCTGGGCTTTGTATGCGGAACGATTGGCGAAGGATTATTCTTTTTTTCAAGATCCCTATTCGGATTTGGGAAGATTGCAGGCGGAACTGTTTCGGGCCGTTCGCCTCGTAGTAGATACGGGTTTGCATTACAAACGATGGAGCAGAGAACAGGCGATTTCTTATATGATGCAGAATACGGGAATGGCGCCGAAAGACGTCACTTCCGAAATCGAAAGATATATCGTTTATCCCGGTCAGGCTTGTTCGTATAAACTCGGTATGTTGAAGATTCTCGAATTGAGAGAAAAGGTTCGGGAAAAACAAAAAGACAAATTCGACATTCGGAAATTTCACTCCGTCGTTTTGGACAGCGGCTCTTTGCCGCTTACGATTTTGGAAGGCCTCGTAAACGAAGAATTGTTAAGCGACAAGAAATAA
- the thiD gene encoding bifunctional hydroxymethylpyrimidine kinase/phosphomethylpyrimidine kinase, translating into MTEKIKPVTLTIAGSDSGGGAGIQADLKTFTALNTFGTSAITCLTSQNPSGVTGILEVDAEFLEKQILAVLDYFPVQAIKTGMLFSTSIIEKTSSLLSVRKKSEKTFSLVIDPVMVATSGAKLLQDSAIEALLFKLIPIADLITPNLDEAEILSGRKIGKAEEMPDLAKEIFEKFKVPILLKGGHLQNEKIALDILYDGKALYKFEKPFVSGFYPHGTGCTYSSAITSYLALGESLPKAVLHAKEYLHAAIEQAYTAGKDKTLNHTPKL; encoded by the coding sequence ATGACTGAAAAAATAAAACCGGTTACTCTTACAATCGCGGGGTCCGACTCGGGCGGAGGCGCGGGAATTCAAGCGGACTTAAAAACCTTTACCGCGTTGAACACTTTCGGAACTTCCGCGATCACATGTCTTACTTCTCAAAATCCGTCCGGTGTCACCGGAATCTTAGAAGTCGACGCCGAATTTTTAGAAAAACAAATTTTAGCCGTTCTAGATTATTTTCCGGTTCAAGCGATCAAAACGGGAATGTTGTTTTCGACGTCGATCATCGAAAAGACGAGTTCGCTTTTATCCGTCCGAAAAAAATCGGAAAAAACTTTTTCACTCGTGATCGATCCCGTCATGGTTGCGACAAGCGGAGCGAAACTTTTGCAAGACTCGGCGATCGAAGCGTTGTTGTTCAAGCTGATTCCGATCGCGGATTTGATCACTCCCAATTTGGACGAAGCGGAAATTCTCTCCGGAAGAAAAATCGGAAAAGCGGAGGAAATGCCCGATCTCGCAAAAGAAATATTCGAAAAGTTTAAAGTTCCGATCTTACTAAAAGGCGGTCATTTGCAAAACGAAAAGATCGCGCTCGATATTCTTTACGACGGAAAGGCTTTGTATAAATTCGAAAAACCGTTCGTAAGCGGATTCTATCCGCACGGAACGGGTTGTACGTATTCTTCTGCGATCACTTCTTATCTGGCCTTGGGAGAATCGCTTCCCAAAGCCGTATTGCACGCAAAAGAATATCTTCACGCGGCCATAGAACAGGCTTACACGGCCGGAAAAGACAAAACCTTAAATCATACTCCGAAACTTTAA
- a CDS encoding MGMT family protein — MPRTSKIQQNKQNVKKKDDNSEISFFKNVYALVKKVPRGKVTSYGRIAALLGKPRAARAVGYALNALSKDQEQKVPWQRVINSQGKISFRGDTGRSILQKKILEDEGIKFNSAETIDLKIFGWPDTISNQVPRKKRR, encoded by the coding sequence ATGCCCCGAACATCCAAAATTCAACAAAACAAACAGAACGTAAAAAAGAAGGATGATAATTCCGAAATTTCATTCTTTAAAAACGTGTATGCGCTCGTCAAAAAAGTTCCGAGAGGAAAAGTAACTTCGTACGGAAGAATCGCCGCGCTTCTCGGAAAACCGAGGGCCGCGCGCGCCGTCGGTTACGCGTTAAACGCCCTTTCGAAAGATCAGGAACAAAAAGTTCCTTGGCAAAGAGTGATCAACAGTCAGGGAAAAATTTCATTTCGCGGAGATACCGGCCGATCCATTCTTCAAAAGAAAATACTCGAAGACGAAGGAATCAAATTCAATTCCGCGGAAACGATCGACTTGAAAATATTCGGGTGGCCCGATACGATATCGAATCAGGTTCCTCGTAAAAAAAGAAGATAA
- a CDS encoding sensor histidine kinase gives MSTQRLNALGPIVYLIFLIAGFQLISVLTLQSFHFFSFESYRLLLTLLPGGVLGFIVYILSIRILRRISGKFLGRIFPFLQSSNSEIVKYLSILDQFKNDLIATNLTALVCEKILKFIQTVVPTKKVTIFLWKEEMGKFAPFPDSGEIQFFIFDPFLLWITENDKIYNFKEFETNPNLNKIRNSAEIFFTKTEAELVVPLILNKSLLGMIVLGEKKNQKKYGSAEIDKLNEIRSVSVMALSNAIFYERLIELTETLEEKVKIRTRELESAQSQLIMSEKMASLGIMVAGIAHEINTPAGVINGAADNLDQNMNYLVQNIFDIVLLARNRKLRKNFELALLHLLRDKKTSELDSREKFRLKNELKEEMKDKNFSPSLASELSNFIIENQIGEERKYIYNVLLKDDERGYLMLKNATHINRNIKNIRYAIRNVVRIVKALKSYSHLDQSKTLSPANLIEGLETTLVILHNQLKYGIEVIRNFKEIPPVICNPDELNQVWTNLIQNSVQAMKGNGKIEISVFPENENFVVVQIEDNGPGIPARIQDRIWDPFFTTKDQGEGTGLGLGIVKGIVEKHKGRITLNSSPGKTLFRVELPIDPEKTASANAQE, from the coding sequence ATGTCGACCCAAAGACTCAACGCCCTAGGGCCAATCGTATATTTAATTTTTTTGATAGCCGGTTTTCAGCTTATCTCCGTGCTAACTTTGCAGTCATTCCATTTCTTTTCTTTCGAATCATACAGACTTCTTTTAACTCTTCTTCCCGGCGGCGTTTTAGGTTTTATAGTCTATATTCTTTCCATTCGAATTTTAAGAAGAATTTCCGGAAAATTCTTAGGAAGAATTTTTCCCTTCCTTCAATCCTCGAACAGCGAAATCGTAAAATATCTTTCGATCTTAGATCAGTTCAAAAACGATCTGATCGCAACGAATCTCACCGCACTGGTATGTGAAAAAATTCTAAAGTTCATCCAAACGGTCGTGCCTACAAAGAAGGTTACCATCTTTCTTTGGAAAGAGGAAATGGGAAAATTCGCTCCGTTCCCGGATTCCGGAGAAATTCAATTTTTTATTTTCGATCCGTTTCTTCTTTGGATCACCGAAAACGATAAGATCTACAACTTTAAGGAATTTGAAACCAATCCGAATTTAAATAAGATCCGAAACTCAGCCGAAATTTTTTTCACGAAGACCGAAGCGGAACTCGTAGTTCCGTTGATTCTCAACAAAAGTCTTTTGGGTATGATCGTGTTGGGCGAAAAGAAGAATCAAAAAAAATACGGCTCGGCTGAAATCGATAAACTCAACGAAATCCGTTCCGTTTCCGTCATGGCTCTTTCCAACGCGATCTTTTACGAACGTCTGATCGAGTTGACCGAAACCTTGGAGGAAAAGGTTAAAATCAGAACGCGGGAATTGGAAAGCGCTCAGTCGCAGTTGATCATGTCCGAAAAGATGGCTTCTCTCGGGATCATGGTCGCGGGAATCGCTCACGAGATCAACACGCCCGCCGGTGTGATCAACGGAGCCGCGGACAACTTGGATCAGAATATGAATTATCTGGTTCAGAATATTTTCGACATCGTTCTTTTGGCGAGAAACAGAAAGCTGAGAAAGAATTTCGAACTCGCGTTGCTTCATCTTCTTCGGGACAAAAAAACCTCGGAGCTTGATTCGAGAGAGAAGTTCCGTTTAAAAAACGAACTCAAAGAGGAAATGAAGGATAAGAACTTCTCCCCTTCCTTGGCGTCCGAACTTTCCAATTTTATCATAGAGAATCAGATCGGCGAGGAAAGAAAATACATATATAACGTTCTCCTAAAGGACGACGAGCGCGGTTATCTGATGCTCAAAAACGCGACTCATATCAACCGAAACATCAAAAACATACGTTATGCGATTCGCAACGTGGTTCGAATCGTCAAGGCCTTGAAGTCCTATTCTCACTTGGATCAATCCAAAACGTTGTCTCCCGCAAATCTGATCGAAGGCTTGGAAACAACGTTAGTCATTCTTCACAATCAGTTGAAATACGGAATCGAAGTGATTCGGAATTTTAAGGAGATTCCGCCCGTGATCTGCAACCCGGACGAGTTGAATCAAGTCTGGACGAATCTGATTCAAAACTCGGTTCAGGCTATGAAAGGAAACGGTAAAATAGAAATTTCCGTTTTTCCCGAAAACGAAAACTTCGTCGTTGTTCAGATCGAAGACAACGGTCCCGGTATTCCCGCGAGAATTCAGGATCGAATTTGGGATCCTTTTTTTACGACCAAGGATCAAGGTGAAGGAACCGGTCTCGGTCTAGGAATCGTAAAAGGGATCGTTGAAAAACACAAAGGAAGAATTACTTTAAACTCGAGTCCGGGCAAAACCCTGTTTCGAGTCGAACTGCCGATCGATCCCGAAAAAACCGCGTCTGCCAATGCTCAAGAATAG
- the rsgA gene encoding ribosome small subunit-dependent GTPase A, producing the protein MLESDKSVKEFFIISRVYGAYYEIYSPERGTVRAFLRGKLRTISAEERHPFVVGDQILAEPSSGQDWVICERLERKSFLTRKSREGDTQVLCANADQTAVLVSLKSPETKDGFIDRCMAAVFTSRTQPLIVFTKLDLISKEEAENRLKVYRDLGYQVLGISCTTGEGIPELQKYLVGKTTFLVGNSGVGKSTLINLLTQSEVQKTSGISVSKDKGKHTTTNSLLLVLGDGTTLIDSPGIKEWGILHLKKEEILESFPELASQKKHCEESNCCKLSSDCAMLSALETEFITSERRKSLESMLASLENPHRVTRRDRISK; encoded by the coding sequence ATGTTAGAGTCGGACAAATCAGTCAAAGAATTTTTTATCATTTCCCGCGTTTACGGAGCCTACTATGAAATTTATTCTCCCGAACGCGGAACGGTAAGAGCGTTTCTTCGAGGCAAACTGAGAACGATCTCCGCGGAAGAAAGACATCCTTTTGTGGTCGGCGATCAGATTCTTGCCGAACCTTCTTCGGGCCAGGACTGGGTGATCTGTGAACGATTGGAAAGAAAATCTTTCCTAACACGCAAAAGTCGGGAAGGCGATACTCAGGTTTTATGCGCGAATGCCGATCAAACTGCCGTGCTCGTATCTTTGAAATCTCCCGAAACGAAAGACGGATTTATCGATCGTTGTATGGCCGCGGTTTTTACGTCTCGAACGCAACCTTTGATCGTATTCACAAAGTTGGATTTGATTTCCAAAGAGGAAGCGGAGAATCGCCTGAAAGTGTATCGGGATTTGGGTTATCAAGTTCTCGGAATTTCCTGTACAACCGGAGAAGGGATTCCCGAATTACAAAAATATCTCGTCGGAAAAACGACGTTCCTCGTCGGAAATTCCGGCGTCGGTAAGTCTACTCTTATCAACTTATTGACTCAATCTGAGGTTCAAAAAACTTCCGGAATCAGCGTTTCCAAGGATAAAGGAAAACATACGACGACGAATTCGCTGTTACTCGTTTTGGGCGACGGGACGACCTTGATCGATTCTCCTGGAATCAAAGAATGGGGGATTCTCCATCTAAAAAAAGAGGAGATTTTGGAGAGTTTTCCCGAGCTTGCGAGTCAAAAAAAGCATTGTGAAGAATCAAATTGTTGTAAATTATCTTCTGACTGTGCGATGCTTTCGGCTTTGGAAACCGAATTTATAACTTCGGAAAGAAGGAAAAGTTTGGAATCAATGCTCGCGAGTCTTGAGAATCCACATAGAGTCACACGGAGAGATAGAATTTCAAAATGA